In Methylomonas sp. MK1, the following are encoded in one genomic region:
- the mutL gene encoding DNA mismatch repair endonuclease MutL: MRIHALPTQLVNQIAAGEVVERPASVVKELVENCFDAGATQIHIDVEQGGTRQIRIRDNGCGIVKDDLALALSRHATSKIASLDDLEHVISMGFRGEALPSISSVARLTLISRTADAECAWQVSADGTERNFDPQPDPHPPGTTVDVRDLFYNTPARRKFLKAEKTEFTHIESLIQKLALARFDVGFVLNHNQREVLNLKPAATQEAQEKRIAAICGSAFVENSVKIDFAASGLHLHGWVGLPTFSRSQQDMQFFYVNGRLIKDRLVAHAVKQAYQDVLYHGRHSVFVLYLELDPALVDVNAHPTKLEVRFREGRMVHDFLFQALHRSLADQRPGGTQVAQQIETVGDYSAAQTPTAPLRTPLNQQTSLPLTMPESGLDSVSQRVAPEAFDAYRYPPERANLSDVAEQIKAYGKLYPQTDHAAPTQAAVESAIPPLGFALAHIHNIYILAETANGIILVDAHAAHERVTYERLKQHYHNRAIVSQPLLLPIKLQVTAAEADLAEQEHEFFTGLGFEINRSGPETVVLRATPALLAKADVDQLVRDILADLATHGVSHKAQESLNAILATMACHSSVRAKRKLSIEEMNALLRDMEQTERIGQCNHGRPTWVALSHQDLDRFFMRGQ; this comes from the coding sequence ATGCGGATTCATGCTTTACCCACTCAATTAGTCAATCAAATCGCAGCCGGCGAGGTGGTCGAGCGCCCGGCGTCCGTGGTCAAAGAATTGGTGGAAAATTGTTTCGATGCCGGCGCCACTCAGATTCACATCGATGTGGAGCAGGGTGGCACTCGGCAAATCCGGATTCGCGACAATGGTTGCGGCATCGTTAAAGATGATTTGGCGCTGGCCTTATCTCGGCATGCCACCAGCAAGATTGCCTCCTTGGACGATTTGGAGCATGTGATCAGCATGGGGTTTCGCGGCGAGGCTTTGCCCAGCATCAGCTCGGTGGCGCGTTTGACTTTGATCTCTCGTACCGCTGACGCCGAATGTGCCTGGCAAGTCAGCGCCGACGGCACCGAGCGAAACTTTGATCCGCAACCCGACCCGCATCCGCCCGGCACGACTGTGGATGTGCGCGACCTGTTTTACAACACGCCGGCTCGCCGCAAGTTCTTAAAAGCCGAGAAAACCGAGTTTACCCACATCGAGAGCCTGATTCAAAAACTGGCTTTGGCGCGTTTCGATGTCGGTTTTGTGTTGAATCACAATCAGCGCGAAGTGCTGAACCTGAAGCCGGCGGCAACTCAGGAGGCTCAGGAAAAACGTATCGCTGCAATTTGCGGCTCGGCGTTTGTCGAGAACAGCGTAAAGATCGACTTTGCCGCCTCCGGTTTACATCTGCACGGCTGGGTCGGCTTGCCGACTTTCTCCCGCAGCCAGCAGGATATGCAGTTTTTTTACGTCAATGGCCGTTTGATCAAGGATAGGTTAGTCGCCCATGCGGTGAAACAGGCTTACCAGGATGTGTTGTACCATGGCCGGCATTCGGTGTTTGTGCTGTATCTGGAACTCGATCCGGCCTTGGTCGATGTCAACGCCCACCCGACCAAACTGGAAGTGCGGTTTAGGGAAGGGCGGATGGTGCATGATTTTCTGTTTCAGGCGCTGCATCGCAGCTTGGCCGATCAACGGCCCGGCGGGACGCAAGTTGCACAGCAGATCGAAACTGTGGGTGATTATTCGGCAGCGCAAACGCCGACAGCGCCGTTGCGGACACCTTTGAATCAACAAACCTCTTTACCGCTGACGATGCCTGAGTCGGGTTTGGATAGCGTGTCACAACGCGTGGCCCCCGAAGCATTCGACGCTTATCGCTACCCGCCCGAACGAGCCAACTTGTCCGACGTGGCCGAGCAAATCAAAGCTTACGGCAAACTGTATCCGCAAACCGACCATGCTGCCCCAACCCAGGCTGCTGTGGAATCAGCGATCCCACCCTTGGGCTTTGCGCTGGCGCATATTCACAATATTTATATCCTGGCGGAAACTGCCAACGGCATTATTTTGGTGGATGCCCACGCCGCCCATGAACGGGTGACGTATGAACGGCTGAAACAGCATTATCACAATCGCGCAATTGTTTCCCAGCCGTTGTTGCTGCCGATCAAGTTGCAAGTCACCGCTGCCGAGGCCGACTTGGCCGAGCAAGAACACGAGTTTTTCACGGGGCTTGGCTTTGAGATCAACCGTTCCGGCCCGGAAACGGTGGTGCTGAGAGCCACGCCGGCTTTGCTGGCAAAAGCCGATGTCGATCAGTTGGTGCGCGATATTCTGGCCGATCTGGCCACCCACGGCGTCAGCCACAAAGCCCAGGAAAGTCTTAACGCGATTTTGGCGACCATGGCTTGTCATAGCTCGGTGCGCGCCAAGCGCAAACTCAGCATCGAAGAAATGAACGCCTTGCTGCGGGATATGGAGCAGACCGAGCGCATCGGTCAATGCAATCACGGCCGGCCGACCTGGGTGGCACTGAGTCATCAGGATTTGGATCGATTCTTCATGCGCGGTCAATAG
- a CDS encoding N-acetylmuramoyl-L-alanine amidase, giving the protein MQQMSKIFWIWGLLLPTFSAFAAQTELGAVTYSSANQLLVNLPSTVKHHAFVLKSPNRLVVDFVDAKMAQGLNQPAADHPLFGFARSAMRNNKDLRIVVELKADADAKVAMVGKNLQIDLAAKDQPVQPQLAAKPAERAFTPVAALKTEKPAATPVVAVAEKVDKSSKKSETIAKPVAVKSVSKAKGRNIIVAIDAGHGGKDVGAQGANGTQEKDVVFAIAKSLQGMVNSQPGMKAVMIRDGDYFVKLNERRRIARAAKADLFVSIHADAFSDSQAHGASVYTLASKGASSAGAGWLAASENAVDGGGAGEDRDDTLTSVLMDLSNKAAKEASQNVGNKVLKSVKSVGHLHRSAVQKAGFVVLKSAEIPSILVETAFISNPEEERRLNTKAYQNKMASAVFSGIVGHFKQYAPADTMMAQLNRSGKSKAVQLAALDVDDNEPVAKAKPEQKPVLAARELDAAPTMVASNAGTHHVINRGETLSGIAQQYGISMRALRMANAMNDGNVRIGQVLQIPRDS; this is encoded by the coding sequence ATGCAGCAGATGTCTAAAATTTTCTGGATATGGGGTTTGTTATTGCCCACGTTTTCCGCATTCGCGGCTCAGACTGAACTGGGTGCGGTCACTTATTCATCGGCCAATCAACTGCTGGTCAATTTGCCGAGCACGGTCAAGCATCACGCGTTTGTGTTGAAAAGTCCTAACCGGTTGGTCGTGGATTTTGTCGATGCCAAAATGGCGCAGGGTTTGAATCAACCTGCCGCCGATCATCCTTTGTTCGGCTTTGCCCGGAGCGCGATGCGGAACAACAAAGATTTGCGTATCGTCGTTGAATTGAAAGCCGATGCGGACGCCAAGGTGGCGATGGTCGGCAAGAATTTGCAAATTGATTTGGCGGCAAAAGACCAGCCGGTGCAACCTCAGTTGGCAGCCAAGCCAGCGGAAAGAGCGTTTACTCCGGTTGCGGCGCTTAAAACTGAAAAGCCGGCAGCTACCCCAGTGGTTGCCGTTGCCGAAAAAGTCGATAAATCCAGCAAGAAATCGGAGACCATTGCCAAACCTGTCGCGGTTAAATCCGTATCCAAAGCCAAAGGTCGTAACATCATCGTTGCTATCGATGCCGGCCATGGCGGTAAGGACGTCGGTGCGCAGGGCGCAAACGGCACCCAGGAAAAAGACGTGGTCTTTGCAATTGCCAAGAGTCTGCAAGGTATGGTCAATAGCCAGCCGGGCATGAAAGCGGTGATGATTCGCGACGGCGATTATTTTGTGAAATTAAACGAACGCCGCCGCATTGCCCGAGCCGCCAAAGCCGATTTGTTCGTGTCCATCCACGCCGATGCGTTCAGCGATAGCCAAGCCCATGGCGCATCTGTCTATACCTTGGCCAGCAAGGGCGCTTCCAGCGCAGGCGCCGGGTGGTTGGCAGCCAGCGAAAACGCAGTCGATGGCGGCGGTGCCGGCGAGGACCGGGATGACACCTTGACCTCGGTATTGATGGACTTATCTAACAAAGCCGCAAAAGAAGCCAGTCAGAATGTCGGTAACAAGGTGCTGAAAAGCGTAAAAAGCGTTGGGCATCTGCACAGAAGTGCGGTGCAAAAAGCCGGTTTCGTGGTGTTGAAGTCTGCGGAGATTCCGTCAATTTTGGTGGAAACCGCCTTCATTTCCAATCCGGAAGAAGAGCGTCGCTTGAACACCAAGGCCTATCAAAACAAAATGGCATCGGCGGTATTTAGCGGTATTGTCGGCCACTTTAAACAATATGCGCCGGCCGATACGATGATGGCCCAGCTGAATCGTTCCGGCAAATCCAAAGCCGTGCAATTGGCTGCGTTGGATGTGGATGATAATGAACCGGTGGCTAAAGCAAAACCGGAACAAAAACCGGTGTTGGCGGCTAGAGAGCTGGATGCTGCTCCGACCATGGTGGCGAGCAATGCCGGCACTCATCATGTGATCAACCGCGGCGAAACGCTGTCCGGTATAGCGCAGCAATACGGCATCAGCATGCGGGCTTTGCGTATGGCCAATGCGATGAACGACGGCAACGTGCGCATCGGCCAAGTATTGCAGATTCCGCGAGACAGCTAA
- the tsaE gene encoding tRNA (adenosine(37)-N6)-threonylcarbamoyltransferase complex ATPase subunit type 1 TsaE, with the protein MNITLETSEDTEALGAALWKALPEKCLLFLYGELGAGKTTLVRGLLRAAGHDGAVKSPTYTLVEEYEVNGRRLFHFDLYRLKDPEELEWMGMNDYLNQNALCCIEWPQMGAGFLPMADLEVRLNYFQQQRTAEIKVLAKNRLSDIKLNWKNNNLLL; encoded by the coding sequence ATGAACATCACTCTGGAAACCTCCGAAGATACCGAAGCGCTGGGTGCCGCACTCTGGAAAGCACTGCCGGAAAAATGTCTGCTGTTTTTGTACGGTGAATTGGGTGCCGGCAAAACCACGCTGGTCAGGGGCTTGTTGCGCGCCGCCGGCCACGATGGCGCGGTAAAAAGTCCCACTTATACTTTGGTAGAGGAATACGAAGTCAACGGCCGGCGTTTGTTTCATTTTGATTTGTATCGGCTCAAAGACCCGGAAGAACTGGAATGGATGGGCATGAATGATTATCTGAATCAAAACGCGTTGTGCTGTATCGAATGGCCGCAAATGGGCGCGGGGTTTTTGCCTATGGCCGATCTGGAAGTAAGGTTGAATTATTTTCAGCAACAACGTACCGCTGAAATCAAGGTGTTAGCAAAAAATCGGCTAAGCGATATAAAACTAAACTGGAAAAACAATAACCTACTGCTATAA
- a CDS encoding bifunctional ADP-dependent NAD(P)H-hydrate dehydratase/NAD(P)H-hydrate epimerase codes for MQTPASKLYCTAQIREAERYAIDELGIPGRELMRRAAYALFEQLRQRWPEQQAVTVLCGAGNNGGDGYVVATLALQANFQVTVYALADPDGLPGDALSAYQDFLQAGGRVSDFEAGQSKLQGVIVDALFGIGLSREVGQDYALAIKAINASGCPVIAVDVPSGLHAYTGSVLGCAVKADVTVTFIGLKCGLFTGEAAEYCGEIICSTLELHATVLAAMPPIALLLKKIDLPRRARVAHKGRFGHVLLIGGNLGYTGAIRLAGEAALRSGAGLVSIATRASHSGLINIGRPELMCHGVECGEALHALLEKASVIVIGPGLGQDDWAREMFGAALAIDKPCVIDADALNLLSLQPKRRANWILTPHPGEAARLLGCSAGQISADRFAALADLHSQYGGTCLLKGAGTLITCGDTVYVGTTGNPGMASGGMGDVLSGLIGGLLAQGLSLDEATRLGVYVHGEAADSLALEFGERGLLAGDLPARIRKLLN; via the coding sequence ATGCAAACACCCGCAAGCAAGCTCTACTGCACCGCCCAAATCCGCGAGGCTGAACGTTATGCGATCGACGAACTGGGGATTCCGGGCCGGGAATTGATGCGCCGGGCTGCGTACGCGCTATTCGAGCAGTTAAGACAGCGCTGGCCGGAACAACAAGCAGTCACTGTGCTATGCGGCGCCGGCAATAACGGCGGCGATGGTTATGTGGTTGCGACGCTGGCTTTGCAGGCTAATTTTCAGGTAACCGTTTATGCCTTGGCCGATCCAGACGGTTTGCCGGGTGACGCTCTGAGTGCCTATCAAGATTTTTTACAGGCTGGTGGACGTGTCAGCGACTTCGAAGCCGGGCAATCCAAGCTGCAAGGTGTCATAGTCGATGCTTTGTTCGGGATCGGTTTGAGCCGTGAGGTCGGGCAAGATTACGCGTTAGCCATTAAGGCGATAAATGCCTCCGGCTGTCCGGTGATTGCGGTAGATGTACCGTCCGGCTTGCACGCCTACACTGGCTCGGTCCTAGGGTGCGCAGTCAAGGCTGATGTGACGGTGACCTTCATCGGTTTGAAGTGTGGCTTGTTTACCGGCGAAGCAGCCGAATATTGCGGCGAGATTATTTGTAGCACCTTGGAACTCCACGCAACAGTGTTGGCGGCGATGCCGCCAATCGCGCTATTGCTGAAAAAAATCGACTTGCCGCGCCGCGCCCGGGTTGCTCACAAAGGTCGTTTCGGGCATGTGTTGTTGATTGGCGGCAACCTGGGTTATACCGGGGCGATACGTTTGGCGGGCGAGGCGGCCTTGCGTTCCGGCGCCGGTCTGGTTAGCATCGCCACCCGCGCATCGCATAGCGGGTTGATCAACATCGGTCGACCGGAGTTAATGTGCCACGGCGTGGAATGCGGCGAAGCGCTACATGCCTTGCTGGAGAAGGCCAGCGTCATCGTGATCGGGCCCGGTCTGGGCCAGGACGATTGGGCCAGGGAGATGTTCGGCGCGGCGCTGGCCATTGATAAGCCGTGCGTGATCGATGCCGATGCCTTGAATCTGTTGTCCTTGCAACCCAAGCGGCGCGCGAATTGGATATTAACGCCACACCCCGGCGAAGCCGCGCGCTTGCTGGGCTGTAGCGCCGGACAAATCTCTGCTGACCGCTTTGCGGCGTTGGCGGATTTGCACAGTCAATACGGCGGCACTTGTTTGTTAAAAGGCGCCGGTACCTTGATTACCTGCGGCGATACGGTCTATGTCGGCACTACCGGCAACCCCGGCATGGCCAGCGGCGGCATGGGCGATGTGTTGTCGGGTTTGATCGGCGGCTTGCTGGCGCAGGGTTTGAGCTTGGATGAAGCGACGCGGTTGGGTGTGTATGTGCATGGCGAAGCGGCTGACAGTCTGGCTTTGGAATTTGGCGAGCGCGGCTTGCTGGCCGGCGATTTGCCGGCACGAATCAGGAAATTATTAAATTAA
- a CDS encoding type II toxin-antitoxin system RelE/ParE family toxin: MSEYRIVFSPRAGQRLAEIADYLYRQNLSQRFVLDYLQRFEDWLNTLLVQFPESGTPMPEFGDNIRRVVYQQYSFVYRLNGDAIEILTVYRENQP, from the coding sequence ATGAGTGAGTACCGCATTGTCTTTTCGCCGCGCGCCGGACAGCGCTTGGCGGAAATAGCCGACTATCTTTATCGGCAAAACCTATCGCAGCGCTTTGTGCTGGATTATCTGCAACGCTTTGAAGATTGGCTGAATACCTTGCTGGTGCAGTTTCCCGAGTCGGGTACACCGATGCCGGAGTTTGGTGACAACATTCGCCGGGTGGTCTATCAGCAATACAGCTTTGTTTACCGTCTAAACGGCGACGCCATTGAGATATTAACCGTTTACCGTGAAAATCAACCCTGA
- the dctA gene encoding C4-dicarboxylate transporter DctA: protein MNSEDLSTPLSPKPASPPARLYLWVLLAIVAGGVFGYLDAEHAVTLKPIGDGFISLIKMLIGPVVFCTIVLGIAGADDMKKAGRVGVKALLYFEIVSTFALALGVLVANLIKPGQGFNVDPATLDAQAVSGYVKQANQQSTADFLLHIIPKTFTDAFTGSGDLLQVLLVAVLFGFALQQMGSAGRSVYVFIEECSHIFFAMMNVIMKLAPFGAGAAMAFTIGKYGVAALKPLAALMGSFYLTCALFIVLILGSIAALTGFNIFRLLRYIKEEMLLVLGTSSSESALVPLMTKLEKLGCSRSVVGLVIPSGYSFNLDGTNIYLTMAALFVAQALNVDLSLMQQLTLLLVAMLTSKGASGVTGAGFITLAATLAVVPAVPVAALSLILGIDRFMSEARALTNIVGNAVATIVVSHSEGELDREKMQAQLHPDLSNQSF, encoded by the coding sequence ATGAACTCGGAAGATCTCAGTACCCCGCTATCGCCAAAACCTGCGAGTCCCCCCGCCCGGCTTTATCTGTGGGTATTGTTGGCTATCGTTGCCGGCGGCGTGTTCGGTTATCTGGACGCCGAACATGCCGTGACACTAAAACCCATCGGCGACGGCTTTATCAGCCTGATCAAGATGCTGATTGGCCCGGTGGTATTTTGCACCATCGTGCTGGGCATCGCCGGCGCCGATGATATGAAAAAAGCCGGGCGCGTTGGGGTAAAAGCCTTGCTGTATTTCGAGATTGTCTCGACTTTCGCGCTGGCGCTGGGCGTGCTAGTCGCTAACCTGATCAAGCCCGGCCAGGGCTTTAACGTCGATCCGGCCACGCTAGATGCGCAGGCGGTGTCCGGCTACGTGAAACAAGCCAACCAGCAAAGCACCGCCGACTTTCTGCTGCATATCATCCCCAAAACCTTTACCGATGCCTTCACCGGTTCCGGCGATTTGCTGCAAGTATTGCTGGTAGCGGTACTTTTCGGCTTTGCCTTGCAACAAATGGGTAGCGCCGGCAGATCGGTATATGTGTTTATAGAGGAATGCTCACATATCTTTTTTGCAATGATGAATGTGATCATGAAACTGGCGCCGTTCGGCGCCGGCGCGGCGATGGCGTTCACCATAGGCAAATACGGCGTCGCTGCTTTAAAACCGCTGGCTGCGCTAATGGGCAGTTTTTATCTGACCTGCGCTTTGTTCATCGTCTTGATACTGGGCAGTATCGCCGCGCTGACCGGCTTCAATATTTTTCGACTGCTGCGTTATATCAAGGAAGAAATGCTCTTGGTACTGGGCACCTCATCATCCGAATCGGCGCTGGTGCCGCTGATGACTAAGCTGGAAAAACTGGGCTGCTCCCGCTCGGTGGTGGGTTTGGTGATACCGTCCGGCTACTCGTTCAATCTGGACGGCACCAATATTTACCTGACCATGGCCGCGTTGTTTGTCGCTCAGGCCCTGAATGTCGATTTAAGCCTGATGCAGCAATTGACCTTGCTATTGGTAGCGATGTTGACCAGCAAAGGCGCATCCGGTGTCACCGGCGCCGGCTTTATCACGCTGGCCGCAACCTTGGCGGTGGTGCCTGCGGTGCCGGTCGCGGCGCTTTCGTTAATCCTTGGCATAGACCGCTTTATGTCGGAAGCCCGTGCCTTGACCAACATCGTCGGCAACGCAGTGGCGACGATAGTGGTGTCGCATTCAGAAGGCGAACTGGACCGAGAAAAGATGCAGGCGCAATTACATCCAGATCTGTCAAATCAAAGTTTCTAA
- a CDS encoding type VI secretion system contractile sheath domain-containing protein → MSGRIDFTMGFNAGNAARAGNGDSSYRVYVFGNFSGASAPWEQSKIRKIDVDNFEQVMAQILPTLEVSPGTTLQFSTLEDFHPDAWLGKIKLLADLRTLKSELGNPNTAAQAVAKIQAFFPGVTASEPAVPELETESQDDMLERLLGKKPEGTVPASDSLDSLLKQIVEPHVARDANPQHRVLIDLIDAATSQFVKALLHRQDFQALEALWLATDGLVHEEAADAQQLYLLDISQAQLLAELEKGSDSVVQRLQQHMQTGDGEQDVLFVADYVFSDNAEDKALLGFCAELAAKCGAGFLAGAGNGLVVEALQNAADWLAYRQQIQADSVILTYPRVLMRLPYGSKREPLESFAFEECATVPQNDELLWGNPAFLPARVLLRAAQDQTTAEQFFFADAPAFSYELDGEQLLQPATEVVLNEAQANNLLAQNIMPVIGYRQRQGLRLLGLETLI, encoded by the coding sequence ATGTCAGGCAGAATTGATTTTACGATGGGTTTTAACGCGGGAAATGCGGCTAGAGCCGGCAATGGGGATAGCAGCTACCGGGTTTATGTGTTCGGAAATTTTTCCGGTGCCTCCGCTCCCTGGGAACAAAGCAAAATCCGGAAAATCGATGTGGATAACTTCGAACAAGTGATGGCGCAAATCCTGCCGACACTGGAAGTCAGCCCCGGCACTACGCTGCAATTTTCGACGCTGGAGGATTTTCATCCCGATGCCTGGCTAGGAAAAATCAAACTGTTGGCCGATTTGCGGACTTTAAAATCCGAACTGGGTAATCCCAATACCGCCGCGCAGGCGGTGGCGAAAATTCAGGCCTTTTTTCCTGGGGTAACCGCCAGCGAACCAGCAGTGCCTGAACTGGAAACGGAAAGTCAGGACGATATGCTGGAACGTTTGCTAGGGAAAAAGCCGGAGGGCACCGTCCCTGCGTCCGATTCTTTGGATAGTTTGTTGAAACAGATTGTGGAACCGCATGTCGCCAGGGACGCCAACCCGCAGCATCGGGTGTTAATCGATTTGATCGACGCCGCGACCTCGCAGTTTGTGAAAGCCTTATTGCATCGCCAGGATTTTCAAGCACTGGAAGCCTTGTGGCTGGCGACCGACGGCTTGGTGCATGAGGAAGCCGCCGACGCACAACAGCTTTATTTGCTGGATATTAGCCAAGCCCAGTTGCTGGCAGAGCTGGAAAAGGGTAGCGATAGTGTGGTCCAGCGTTTGCAACAACATATGCAAACAGGCGACGGAGAGCAGGACGTATTGTTCGTGGCTGATTATGTGTTTTCCGACAATGCGGAGGACAAGGCTTTGCTGGGTTTTTGTGCCGAATTAGCTGCAAAATGTGGAGCGGGTTTTCTGGCGGGCGCGGGGAACGGTTTGGTGGTTGAGGCATTGCAGAATGCAGCGGATTGGTTGGCATATCGTCAACAGATCCAGGCCGACAGCGTGATCTTAACCTATCCGCGCGTACTGATGCGTTTGCCTTACGGCAGCAAGCGCGAGCCGCTGGAAAGCTTTGCGTTTGAAGAATGCGCCACTGTTCCGCAGAACGATGAATTGCTATGGGGGAATCCGGCCTTTTTGCCGGCCAGGGTGTTGCTTAGGGCAGCGCAGGACCAAACAACAGCGGAGCAATTCTTTTTTGCCGATGCGCCGGCGTTTAGCTACGAACTGGACGGCGAACAGCTACTGCAGCCGGCTACCGAAGTGGTGTTGAACGAAGCGCAAGCCAACAATTTACTAGCGCAAAACATCATGCCGGTGATTGGCTATCGGCAGCGTCAAGGCCTACGCCTGCTGGGTTTAGAAACTTTGATTTGA